The nucleotide window TAGGCCATCCTGATTCCGCCTATCAACATCACGTCGCCCAGCCATTCTATGATGATCACGCTGCGGGGATAGCCCCAGGCTGGCACTACAAACCAGGTAGTGGCGAAAATTATGATCGAACCCAATGAGATGGCTTTGAGAATGACCACCAAATCCGTCATCCCCACGTAACGCCATACACCTTTGTAAACTCCCAGGTACCAGAATATGGCGATCCTTAGCAGGGCAACCAGTATCGCCAAGGATATGAAGTTGGATTGAAATGGCTCTATGATGTTCCCCTCAAAGCGCAGGGCAAAAGCCCCCCACAGCGCCAGACAGATGGCCGCTGCATCCAGAAGCACCAGGGTCCATTTGTTCTTTTCCAGATATTTTATTGTCATGTCATTTCTCTCCCGGTCTGATTGATGCCAGATAATGGGTCAGTAAAATGGGGAAACAAGAAAGTCCTTCGCACAGGCTTCGGCTTGCACCCGCTAACCCCCTGGCCAAAGGAGGAAGCAAGGTGGTCTTCTGCGTCCGGATCCGGCATTGGGGAAATAACCTTTGTATCTCTTTGCGGCCGATACCCCGGACATCTGGGTTCCGGGGATTGTCATAACGGAAATCGTACCAGATGATCACGCCTTTCGGCCCCAGCACCCGGACCATTTCATTAGCCACGCTCTTTTTGATTCCTTGATCCAGTATCGAGGTCAGCACCGTGCTTTGCAGCACCATGTCAAATTTGCCCCTGGCAAACGGCAACCGGGCCCCGTCAGCCAGGGCGGCGGCGATATTCGGCGATAGCTTTCGGGAGACTTCCAGCCTATCCCGGATGATATCCGTACCGGTAAGGTTTTCCGGCTGGGCCCCGTATTTCAACAGCTCCCTCAGCCACATCCCGTGACCGCAGCCCAGATCCAATATCCGCAAGCCGCTTAAATCGATTAAATTTTCCCTTTTCAGCAGGTCCAAAAAGGCCCGCTCCCGCTGTTGGTACAAAAACAGGCTGCCGGGGTTAAAATAGCTGTAGCGCCCGGCCGGGACCGTTTCCTCCCGCCGCTTGTAGCTGTTCCGGACCCTTTCGATTTCTTGGTGAACCAATGCGGTCAAAATGCCCCCTTTCCATCTATCACCACGGCCACTGTTTTCAGGATGATCCAGATATCCATACAGAAGGAGCGGTGCCGGACATAATAGGCGTCCAGCCGGAGCTTGGTGTCCATCTCAATGTCGTCGCGCCCCAGCACCTGGGCAAAACCGGAAAGCCCAGGCTGGACCTTAAGCACCTGCCGCTGCCAGGGGCTGTAATTTGCCACCAGGGGGGGGATCTCCGGCCGGGGTCCCACCAGGCTCATCTCGCCTTTCAGGATGTTCAGCAACTGGGGAAGCTCGTCCAGGCTCCAGCGCCTCAAAAATTTCCCCACCCCGGTCACTCTGGGATCATTTCTTACGGCCAGCAGCGGCCCTTTATTTTCTGCATTCGGAATCATGGTTCGGAATTTGAATATTCTGAATGTTTTCCCGTCCTTCCCAATTCTGTCCTGCAGAAAAAAGATCCCGCCCCTGGAATCACAAACTACCGCCAAAGCCACTGCTGCCAGCACCGGCAACAGGACCAGCACGGCCGCAAGGGAAAATGTTATGTCGAATGCTCTCTTCATCGTTCTAGTAACAAACATTCAAGTATTAAATGATTTTTTAACCGGTTCGGCCGATAGACTACTTGCAGCCACCGCCAAACCGGTCACCATCCACAGCGTCGAGACCACCTCCGAATCGCCAAAGCTCCATTCAGCCAGGCCGCCGATCAGAAAAGCGGCGGTGACTGCTAACACCGCCCCGAAAAAACCGGCCCTTTCGGGCGGTCCGGACCGGAGGTTCTTTCTAAACAGCCGGATCATGGCCCAAAACATCATCCCGAAGGCCGCCAGTCCCAAAAAGCCCGTAATGGCAGTGACATGAATGAAAATGTTGTGCAGGTGGCCGTAGCGCCTGTGATTACCAAATTCTGCGACATCCTGAGAGGTGCGTTTAGATTGGTAAATCTCTCCCAGATCTATCAGCCCCACCCCTGTGACCGGGTGCTCTTTTATGATCTGCCAGCCAATTTTCCACATCGTCAGACGGGCTTGCCAGGTTTGCTGCTTGGTATAGTTGAGGCCTAGGCTGGCTGAGTTTGCGATGATGGCCCCTACGACGGCAATCATGACGGCTAGGGCAGTGAAAGCCAGCCGCTTACTTTTGAACGGGGGATTGGCTGCCACCCCGATCGCCCAGCCCAGCCAGGCGCTGATGGTTTTGGTCAGCACCATGCTGGTGGTAATCACCAGGGAAGCCGCCCCTGCCAGCCATCTTTGGCTCCCCCCCCTTTTCAAGGCCTCCTGCAGATACCAAAAAGATAGAAGCGAAGACATCATATAGATCGATCCCGAGGTCATGGCCATGCCTTGGGCTCCCAAAAGCCTGCCTTGCGGTTCGGCGGCCAAAAGCATTGCCCCATAGAAGCCGCTCAGGGCTGAAGTCAGCAAATATGCGGCCGCTATCTCCTTTATCCGCAAAAAAGACCCTGTATTGTAAGCCACCAGGTACACCGCCATCATCAAAAAGAATTCCTTAAGCCCGATAAAACTCTCCAACGGCTTTAGGGAGGTAACGGAGGATATCAGACAGGACGCAAAGAACAATCCAAAGTAAATATCCAGACCAGTGCGGTGCCCCAGCCATTTGCCGGAGACCACGCACTTGGTTAAAAATGCCGCCCCGCCCACCCCCAGGCAGATATGGTAAAAGGCGATGGAGACCGGCAGGGATGCGGCAAATCCTACGATCGAAGTTTGTATGACCGTATCTAAAATGCGGATAGTTTTTTCTTTCATCTTTGAAGTTCTATCTATTGGCAGTTAAGCTTCGGGGCAATTTGTTAAAAAAAATGAAATCCCAGATCCCCCTTAGATAGCCCCAGCCGTAGGAGAAATGTATGGTAAAAAAAGAACCCATCAGACCTGTAAACAACCCCGGGACTTTCCCGGAGGACAGCGATAGGCTTACTCC belongs to candidate division TA06 bacterium and includes:
- a CDS encoding class I SAM-dependent methyltransferase translates to MTALVHQEIERVRNSYKRREETVPAGRYSYFNPGSLFLYQQRERAFLDLLKRENLIDLSGLRILDLGCGHGMWLRELLKYGAQPENLTGTDIIRDRLEVSRKLSPNIAAALADGARLPFARGKFDMVLQSTVLTSILDQGIKKSVANEMVRVLGPKGVIIWYDFRYDNPRNPDVRGIGRKEIQRLFPQCRIRTQKTTLLPPLARGLAGASRSLCEGLSCFPILLTHYLASIRPGEK
- a CDS encoding sugar transferase produces the protein MKRAFDITFSLAAVLVLLPVLAAVALAVVCDSRGGIFFLQDRIGKDGKTFRIFKFRTMIPNAENKGPLLAVRNDPRVTGVGKFLRRWSLDELPQLLNILKGEMSLVGPRPEIPPLVANYSPWQRQVLKVQPGLSGFAQVLGRDDIEMDTKLRLDAYYVRHRSFCMDIWIILKTVAVVIDGKGAF
- a CDS encoding O-antigen ligase family protein, with protein sequence MKEKTIRILDTVIQTSIVGFAASLPVSIAFYHICLGVGGAAFLTKCVVSGKWLGHRTGLDIYFGLFFASCLISSVTSLKPLESFIGLKEFFLMMAVYLVAYNTGSFLRIKEIAAAYLLTSALSGFYGAMLLAAEPQGRLLGAQGMAMTSGSIYMMSSLLSFWYLQEALKRGGSQRWLAGAASLVITTSMVLTKTISAWLGWAIGVAANPPFKSKRLAFTALAVMIAVVGAIIANSASLGLNYTKQQTWQARLTMWKIGWQIIKEHPVTGVGLIDLGEIYQSKRTSQDVAEFGNHRRYGHLHNIFIHVTAITGFLGLAAFGMMFWAMIRLFRKNLRSGPPERAGFFGAVLAVTAAFLIGGLAEWSFGDSEVVSTLWMVTGLAVAASSLSAEPVKKSFNT